The nucleotide window CCGGCAGCTTAGCCGCTAATCCCCAGTAACTTTTACTACTTTGGAATAGGCCGGAGAATTGTATCAGGGAGATAAGTAGTTCTACCCGAGCTATGTCTATACCCAAAGCACCAAAAACGTAACATGCCAATTGATATCCTGGTTAATGCAATTAGAAAAAGTGTGTAGAGGGATAGAGGCGGAGAGGTTTTATTCAGATTAACAAACCTACATTCATACGAAAGCCGGCTTGCCTGTTTTTAACCTGTTTCGGGAAGGAAGGCGCTAATAAAAAAATCCCCAACATTAGAGATGTTGGGGACTTCATCAAAAACCATTAACCATTAAACCTTATCCTATGAAAATTCAATTCAAAATTACAAAATAAATGATATCGTGCAAACGATTGTTATTTATTTTCATGAATTTTCACATTTTTTTATGATTTAAATATCGCATTATCAGATTTTTCCCCCTTATCCATCCCCAAAATGGCCTAAAGAGGATACCGGTTTAAATACTGATTGAATAAAAAAACAATAACCCTGTGTTTAAACCGGCGTTGGCCTCTCTTTGCTGCCCCATTAAAGCCAATTACTATATTGGTTACTGGCAGCATAGCGGATAAGTGACCGATCAACGGGCTGGTATTGCGTAAACGGCCGCTTAGGAGGTTTAGGTCTATGTGGTCGCCGAGGTGGCGCACAGGATGCAGATATTAGTATAATCAATACAATCAGGATAGAACCTGTTAAACGGTTGTTAGGGGCTCGCATATTTTTTTCTGGGTGTAAGGCAACAAACAGGCCAATTAGTACCAGCCGTGCTATACATTTAAAAAGAAAGCCACCCTGATAAAGGTGGCCTTGCTTAAATAATATTGATTTACTTTATTAGAAAGTATATCTGGCGGCGATACCGAAACCGTCTCCATAAAATCCATTATACTGATCAGTTTTAGCAACAAGGAATGTAGGGCGCCAGTCGGCAGAAACATTCAAAGGAATCTTTTTGAATTTGTAATCTGCTCCACCAGTGGGGAATAAACCTACACTTACTCCTTTAAAAGGATCGTACTTGGAGGAACTGTGAAAAACTGTAGCACCACCACCTACATACCATTTCAGGCCGTCTACAGGCTTTATAGCGAAGTGATGTTGATAAGCAGCCGAAGCGCTGATTGTTGTAGTGCGGTAGTCATTTACAAAATAAGCATACCGGTTTCCTCCAATACCCAGGTTGAACTCAAGTGCGGGCTGTTCTGCTAAAAACATCTTATAAGATGCAGCAAAAACATCATAGTTAGAAGCAGGGCTAATTCTGGCTCCTATTGCCTGTTTGTAGTCGCTTTGCGCAAAAAGGGCCGAGCTTAAAGAAAGCAGAGCCAGTCCAAGTGTCAATTTAATTTTCATAAATATTTGATTTGTTTAACGGGCGCAAATCTAATCTATTTTCTAATTAATTAAGTACCAAGATCTGGGGATATCGACAAACGGCTGTTTTCCCGGTACCAATTGCTTTAAATCAGGTATAAATGACAAAAGTTTGCATAGTACTATGCAAACTTTTGAATAATGCGATATTAATATACTTATTAATAGTCTTTGTTGTAGTCGCTGCTACGATCGCGATATCCACCGCCGCCGCCATAACCGCCGCCGCTTTTTCTGTATCCGCCGCCGCCGCTGTTGCCGCCGCCGCCAAAGCTTCTTTTTTTGTAGCCACCGCCATTGCTGCTACCACCTTCTTTCGGACGGCTTTCGTTTACTACGATATTTCTACCGTCAACTTCAGTACCGTTTAAAGCGCTGATTGCAGATTGTGCTTCGTCGTCATTAGCCATTTCTACAAAACCAAAGCCTTTGCTACGGTTAGTGAATTTGTCTAAAACGATTTTAGCAGAAGTTACTTCTCCGTGTGAGCTGAATAAATTCTGTAAGTCCTGGTCTTTCAAGTTCCAGCTTAAGTTACCAACGTAAATGTTCATTTTTTTTGTTTTAAGAAATTTTAAAGAAAGTGAGAAACAGTAGCCAAGATCAATGAACATTTATTGTACCATGGAACTTTAATACTGAATATACACCATAATAATATTACAAATATACTGGTAAATTTATCGTATCCCCAATAATTTTATTTTACCAAATAATTACCAAAAACGCCCGACCTAGGGGCCGGGCGCTATAAGTTGCTTCGAAAAGAGAGGAATTATTCAGCAATTACTTCAAAATCAAGTTCGGTGGAATGACCATTCCCGAAATCAATAGTAGCTTTATGTGTGCCTAATTCTTTTACTTCTTCGTTGATGTGAATTTTTTTGCGGTCGATTTCATAACCTTTTTGCTCGCGGATGGCTCTGCTGATTTGAAGGTTAGTTACACTGCCGAAAATTTTACCAGATGTGCCGGTTTTAGCTCCGATTTTAAGAGGAGATGCGCTTAGCTTGCTGATAACATCGTTAATTGCAGCCAACATAGCATCTTCTTTTTTCTTCGCTTGTTTCAGTCTTTCTTCCAGCTGTTTTTTGTTGCCGGCGCTGTTTTCAACCGCTAACTTGCGGGGTAATAAAAAGTTACGTGCATAGCCGTTTTTAACGGTCACCACTTCGTTAACACCACCCAAATTATCTACATCCTGTATTAAAATTACTTCCATTATATGGTTATTTAGTTCCCTTTTGCCCAATCGATGATTGTGACTGTCTCCACCAGTTGTGGGTTAGGGAAGGTTACTAATGTTAAGCTAGTAGAAGATAACTAATAGTATGCAGGACATCCTACAGGCTATTTTCTACTTGCCGTTTTTCTATTTCAAAAGATCTGTTACGTAAGGTAAAAGAGCCATCTGGCGTGCTTTTTTTACAGCATCAGATACCCTGCGCTGGAATTTTAAGCTGTTACCGGTTAAACGGCGTGGTAATAACTTACCTTGCTCGTTCAGGAACTTTTTCAGGAACTCTATGTCTTTGTAATCAACATAGCGGATGCCATATTTTTTAAAGCGGCAGAATTTTTTTACGCGCTTATCTGTCTTAATG belongs to Niabella yanshanensis and includes:
- the rplI gene encoding 50S ribosomal protein L9; protein product: MEVILIQDVDNLGGVNEVVTVKNGYARNFLLPRKLAVENSAGNKKQLEERLKQAKKKEDAMLAAINDVISKLSASPLKIGAKTGTSGKIFGSVTNLQISRAIREQKGYEIDRKKIHINEEVKELGTHKATIDFGNGHSTELDFEVIAE
- the rpsR gene encoding 30S ribosomal protein S18 codes for the protein MAKNEIKYLTAIKTDKRVKKFCRFKKYGIRYVDYKDIEFLKKFLNEQGKLLPRRLTGNSLKFQRRVSDAVKKARQMALLPYVTDLLK
- a CDS encoding RNA recognition motif domain-containing protein, which codes for MNIYVGNLSWNLKDQDLQNLFSSHGEVTSAKIVLDKFTNRSKGFGFVEMANDDEAQSAISALNGTEVDGRNIVVNESRPKEGGSSNGGGYKKRSFGGGGNSGGGGYRKSGGGYGGGGGYRDRSSDYNKDY